The Gemmatimonadaceae bacterium genome includes a window with the following:
- the flgA gene encoding flagellar basal body P-ring formation protein FlgA translates to MRLAVAFLIAAGAASTAGAQPRATIDSLVLRITAGWAIAPCATRCVEWTLVRGDSTALRAATAEVSGSDRTGTYTVTMRPSRFAAPALVARLHIGHEQPGVVASHTIIRGQALDRGDVELRSTLEWGAPDRPSQASLAAVLGTEARRMLREGEPIRPGDVIAPPVVRAGDVVTAEVVRAGVRLALAGTALQNASLGGRVAIRLDRGRRLAGVATGRNTVRLD, encoded by the coding sequence ATGCGTCTCGCGGTGGCCTTCCTCATCGCAGCCGGCGCGGCATCGACGGCCGGCGCACAACCGCGCGCCACGATCGACTCGCTGGTGCTGCGCATCACGGCCGGCTGGGCCATCGCGCCCTGTGCCACCCGCTGCGTGGAGTGGACCCTCGTGCGCGGCGACAGCACCGCCCTGCGCGCCGCCACCGCCGAGGTCAGCGGCAGCGACCGTACCGGCACCTACACCGTCACCATGCGCCCCTCGCGCTTTGCCGCGCCGGCGCTCGTCGCACGCCTGCACATCGGGCACGAGCAGCCCGGCGTGGTGGCCTCGCACACGATCATCCGCGGCCAGGCACTCGACCGCGGCGATGTCGAGCTGCGCAGCACCCTCGAATGGGGGGCGCCGGACCGGCCCTCCCAGGCCAGCCTGGCGGCGGTGCTCGGCACCGAGGCGCGTCGCATGCTGCGTGAGGGGGAACCCATCCGGCCAGGCGACGTGATCGCCCCGCCAGTGGTCCGCGCGGGTGACGTCGTGACGGCGGAAGTCGTGCGCGCCGGCGTGCGCCTGGCGCTTGCCGGCACCGCGCTCCAGAACGCGTCGCTCGGCGGGCGCGTCGCCATTCGTCTCGATCGCGGCCGGCGCCTTGCCGGTGTCGCGACCGGACGCAACACCGTGAGGCTGGACTGA
- the flgG gene encoding flagellar basal-body rod protein FlgG → MDPALRAAASGMRAQQTRQEVIANNLANVNTTGYKRSRANFEDLLYQTVSGPQVIGGPAANTLPAVQIGRGVRLASVQKDHAQGSLETTQNPLDIAIEGDGFFQVQLPGGQLAYTRDGKLQLSDQGALVTAEGNPVLPNIRVPAQSSALSIGPSGIVSAMRPGSSVPEELGRIELARFTNPSGLLSMGQNMYTATPASGEPTTSFPQDEGTGRLMQGALEMSNVEVVTEMVDMITTMRAYELTSKAIKTSDDMLQIANGLVR, encoded by the coding sequence ATGGATCCCGCACTCCGCGCCGCCGCCAGTGGCATGCGCGCCCAGCAGACCCGCCAGGAAGTGATCGCGAACAACCTCGCGAACGTGAACACCACCGGCTACAAGCGCAGCCGCGCCAACTTCGAGGACCTGCTCTACCAGACCGTCAGCGGCCCGCAGGTGATCGGCGGACCCGCCGCCAACACGCTGCCGGCGGTGCAGATCGGTCGCGGCGTGCGCCTCGCCAGCGTGCAGAAGGACCACGCCCAGGGTTCGCTCGAGACCACCCAGAACCCGCTCGACATCGCCATCGAGGGTGATGGCTTCTTCCAGGTGCAGCTGCCCGGCGGCCAGCTCGCCTACACGCGCGACGGCAAGCTCCAGCTCTCCGACCAGGGTGCACTCGTCACCGCCGAGGGCAACCCGGTGTTGCCGAACATCCGCGTGCCTGCGCAGTCGTCGGCACTCAGCATCGGCCCCAGCGGCATCGTCAGCGCCATGCGCCCCGGCAGCTCCGTCCCCGAGGAACTCGGCCGCATCGAGCTGGCCCGCTTCACCAATCCGTCCGGCCTGCTCTCCATGGGCCAGAACATGTACACCGCCACGCCCGCCAGCGGCGAGCCCACCACCAGCTTCCCGCAGGACGAGGGCACCGGCCGGCTCATGCAGGGCGCCCTCGAGATGTCGAACGTCGAGGTGGTCACCGAGATGGTGGACATGATCACCACCATGCGCGCGTACGAGCTCACGTCGAAGGCCATCAAGACCAGCGACGACATGCTGCAGATCGCGAACGGCCTGGTGCGCTGA
- a CDS encoding flagellar hook basal-body protein gives MPPILKNTGLTSAAAALHFYERRQQAIANNLANVDTTGFKKERVFGRIVDDAVAAADAVTDRSQGDITPTGNALDLAMEGSAFLVVQTPDGERLSRGGALRLDDQRRLVTQQGHLVLGERGPITLPQGDVGFSRDGVITVQPPAGERTAGPVSRAPSVALRIESVPPNQALQHAGAGMFLPGATRTPATAAERQVVQGAVEASNVNAIESLTEMIDTVRAYADIQKSISVMDDIRGIAANQVGKSA, from the coding sequence ATGCCTCCCATCCTCAAGAACACCGGCCTGACCTCCGCCGCCGCCGCCCTGCACTTCTACGAGCGGCGCCAGCAGGCCATCGCCAACAACCTGGCCAACGTCGACACCACCGGCTTCAAGAAGGAACGGGTCTTCGGCCGCATCGTGGACGACGCCGTCGCCGCCGCGGACGCCGTCACCGACCGCTCGCAGGGCGACATCACCCCCACCGGCAACGCCCTCGACCTCGCGATGGAGGGCAGCGCCTTCCTCGTGGTCCAGACGCCAGACGGCGAGCGCCTCTCCCGCGGCGGCGCGCTCCGGCTCGACGACCAGCGTCGCCTCGTCACGCAGCAGGGCCACCTCGTGCTCGGCGAGCGCGGGCCCATCACGCTGCCGCAGGGCGATGTCGGCTTCAGCCGCGACGGTGTGATCACCGTGCAGCCTCCCGCCGGCGAGCGCACCGCAGGCCCGGTGTCACGGGCCCCGTCCGTGGCGCTGCGCATCGAGAGTGTGCCGCCGAACCAGGCCCTCCAGCACGCCGGTGCCGGGATGTTCCTCCCCGGTGCCACCCGCACCCCCGCGACCGCAGCCGAGCGCCAGGTGGTGCAGGGCGCCGTCGAGGCCAGCAACGTCAACGCCATCGAGTCGCTCACCGAGATGATCGACACCGTGCGCGCCTACGCCGACATCCAGAAGTCCATCTCCGTGATGGACGACATCCGCGGCATCGCCGCCAACCAGGTCGGCAAGTCGGCCTGA
- a CDS encoding FliA/WhiG family RNA polymerase sigma factor encodes MTNSARTRRPVISAARPGVAAAANTVMPLVPPADTPVVRSPRATLTTTTRSGAAATTKRKEPTMDPQVSLWRLMSEGDAGAREQLLKEHLGLVHHVARQMSKTLAVKADFDELVSSGSIGLMSALEAFDVERGLAFSTFAAPRIRGAILDELRRQDHVPRSIRRKTREISQARETLGRVLGRTPSDREVADHLGVDLPTLWKWRSDIEGAHHVPLDRSPSETETLAPTPIEVLADEANDSVDDMITREQEVHHLRDAILRLKEQERTVLSLYYFEELKLHEIADILELTESRVSQIRSKALQKLRTELRPLREEVA; translated from the coding sequence ATGACGAACTCCGCACGTACCCGCCGGCCAGTCATCTCCGCCGCACGCCCCGGCGTGGCGGCCGCCGCCAACACCGTCATGCCGCTGGTCCCGCCGGCCGACACGCCGGTCGTGCGCTCCCCGCGCGCCACCCTCACCACCACCACGCGCAGCGGCGCTGCGGCCACCACCAAGCGCAAGGAGCCCACGATGGATCCGCAGGTGTCCCTCTGGCGGTTGATGTCCGAAGGTGATGCCGGCGCCCGCGAGCAGCTCCTGAAGGAACACCTCGGACTCGTGCATCACGTCGCCCGCCAGATGTCGAAGACGCTGGCCGTGAAGGCCGACTTCGACGAGCTGGTGAGCTCGGGCTCGATCGGGTTGATGTCCGCGCTCGAGGCGTTCGACGTGGAGCGTGGCCTCGCCTTCAGCACCTTCGCGGCGCCGCGCATCCGCGGCGCGATCCTCGACGAGCTGCGGCGCCAGGACCACGTGCCCCGCTCCATCCGCCGCAAGACGCGCGAGATCAGCCAGGCCCGCGAGACCCTCGGCCGCGTGCTCGGGCGCACCCCCAGCGACCGCGAGGTCGCCGACCACCTCGGCGTGGACCTGCCGACGCTCTGGAAGTGGCGCTCCGACATCGAGGGGGCCCACCACGTGCCGCTCGACCGCAGCCCCAGCGAGACCGAGACGCTCGCGCCCACGCCGATCGAGGTGCTGGCCGACGAGGCCAACGACTCGGTGGACGACATGATCACCCGCGAGCAGGAAGTGCATCACCTGCGCGACGCGATCCTGCGCCTCAAGGAGCAGGAGCGCACGGTGCTCAGCCTCTACTACTTCGAGGAGCTGAAGCTGCACGAGATCGCCGACATCCTCGAGCTCACCGAGAGCCGCGTGTCGCAGATCCGCAGCAAGGCGCTGCAGAAGCTGCGCACCGAACTCCGGCCGCTGCGTGAGGAGGTGGCGTGA
- the flhA gene encoding flagellar biosynthesis protein FlhA: MSAAAAALPGANSRPARTAEVALAIGVVAIVSLLIVPLPAVILDLLLAASIASALVVLLVALSTKDPLEFSSFPAVLFILTLFRLGLNVSSTRLILGEGHAGSIIQAFGTFILRGNYVVGIVVFLILLAINFVVITKGAGRVAEVAARFTLDAMPGKQMAIDADLAAGLIDEAAARERRERVSQQADFFGSMDGASKFVKGDAVAALLITGINIIGGIIIGVVQKNLPIGAAASKYVMLTVGEGLVSQVPALIISVAAGLMVTNSANGRGMGDVISGQLARQPRAMWIAAGVLGSFALMPGLPAFPFLALAGTMAFVARSATAIEDRATEAQAIADAPKPALPATTDPMQDLLQIDPIELEVGYAVIPLIDEKQGGDLLERIALLRKQGAQELGILVPAIRIRDDIRLPANEYVVKIRGAEVARAEVMPRFLLALNTGGVMQEIDGMDTVDPSFAMPAKWITTAARIEAEAAGWVVVEPSTVIATHLMETLKSHAADLLGRQDVQEMVDALKKSHPALVEEIIPGRITLGTLHRVLQRLLRERVPIRDLVSILEALGDAAEQTKDPEQLTEVVRRSLSNPISRLFLDMTGSVRGVTIGPRLEAALSGLFSPRSTQQGMSLLNPDTLATLLRDLNHIATMHAVEGRPLPLITPPTLRVGVRRLIEPVLPNVPVVSLAELPASVNLTSVATWELPYAA, from the coding sequence GTGAGCGCTGCGGCGGCCGCACTCCCGGGCGCAAACAGCCGTCCGGCGCGCACCGCGGAAGTCGCCCTCGCCATCGGCGTGGTCGCGATCGTCTCGCTGCTGATCGTTCCCCTCCCCGCCGTCATCCTCGACCTGCTGCTCGCCGCCAGCATCGCCAGCGCCCTGGTGGTGCTGCTGGTCGCGCTGAGCACCAAGGACCCGCTCGAGTTCTCGTCGTTTCCCGCCGTCCTCTTCATCCTCACGCTCTTCCGCCTCGGGCTGAACGTCAGCTCCACGCGGCTCATCCTCGGGGAAGGTCACGCCGGCAGCATCATCCAGGCGTTCGGCACCTTCATCCTGCGCGGCAACTACGTCGTCGGCATCGTCGTCTTCCTGATCCTGCTCGCGATCAACTTCGTGGTGATCACGAAGGGCGCCGGGCGCGTGGCCGAGGTGGCCGCCCGGTTCACCCTCGACGCCATGCCCGGCAAGCAGATGGCGATCGACGCCGACCTCGCCGCCGGCCTGATCGACGAGGCCGCCGCCCGGGAGCGCCGTGAGCGCGTCTCGCAGCAGGCCGACTTCTTCGGCTCGATGGATGGCGCCTCGAAGTTCGTGAAGGGTGACGCGGTCGCGGCACTGCTCATCACCGGCATCAACATCATCGGCGGCATCATCATCGGCGTCGTGCAGAAGAACCTGCCGATCGGTGCCGCCGCCAGCAAGTACGTGATGCTCACCGTCGGTGAGGGCCTGGTGAGCCAGGTGCCGGCGCTGATCATCTCCGTCGCCGCCGGCCTGATGGTCACCAACTCCGCCAACGGACGCGGCATGGGTGACGTGATCTCCGGCCAGCTCGCACGGCAGCCACGCGCGATGTGGATCGCCGCCGGCGTCTTGGGCAGCTTCGCGCTGATGCCGGGGCTGCCCGCGTTCCCCTTCCTCGCGCTCGCCGGCACCATGGCGTTCGTGGCCCGGAGCGCCACCGCCATCGAGGACCGCGCCACCGAGGCGCAGGCCATCGCCGATGCGCCGAAGCCTGCGCTGCCCGCCACCACTGACCCGATGCAGGACCTGCTCCAGATCGACCCGATCGAGCTGGAGGTGGGCTACGCCGTCATCCCGCTCATCGACGAGAAGCAGGGCGGCGACCTGCTCGAGCGCATCGCCCTGCTCCGCAAGCAAGGTGCGCAGGAACTCGGCATCCTGGTGCCGGCGATCCGCATCCGCGACGACATCCGCCTGCCAGCCAACGAGTACGTGGTGAAGATCCGCGGCGCCGAGGTGGCCCGCGCCGAGGTGATGCCGCGCTTCCTGCTGGCCCTCAACACCGGTGGCGTGATGCAGGAGATCGACGGGATGGACACCGTCGACCCGAGCTTCGCCATGCCCGCGAAGTGGATCACCACCGCCGCGCGCATCGAGGCGGAGGCCGCCGGCTGGGTGGTGGTCGAGCCGAGCACCGTGATCGCCACCCACCTGATGGAGACGCTGAAGTCCCACGCCGCCGACCTGCTCGGCCGCCAGGACGTGCAGGAGATGGTCGATGCGCTGAAGAAGAGCCATCCCGCGCTCGTCGAGGAGATCATCCCCGGACGCATCACGCTCGGCACGCTGCACCGTGTGCTCCAGCGCCTGCTGCGCGAGCGGGTGCCGATCCGCGATCTCGTCTCGATCCTCGAGGCACTCGGTGACGCTGCCGAGCAGACGAAGGATCCCGAGCAGCTCACGGAAGTCGTCCGGCGCTCGCTGTCGAACCCGATCAGCCGCCTCTTCCTCGACATGACGGGCAGCGTGCGCGGTGTCACCATCGGCCCGCGCCTCGAGGCCGCACTGAGCGGCCTGTTCAGCCCGCGCAGCACGCAGCAGGGGATGTCGCTGCTCAACCCCGACACGCTCGCCACGCTGCTGCGAGACCTGAACCACATCGCGACCATGCACGCGGTCGAAGGCCGGCCGCTGCCGCTCATCACCCCGCCCACGCTGCGCGTCGGCGTGCGGCGCCTCATCGAACCGGTGCTCCCGAACGTGCCGGTCGTCAGCCTCGCCGAACTGCCGGCGTCGGTGAACCTCACCTCGGTTGCCACCTGGGAATTGCCTTATGCGGCTTGA
- the fliQ gene encoding flagellar biosynthesis protein FliQ → MSHTQIVDLARNAILLSLLVSAPMLAVSLGIGLVVSIFQSVTQIQEQTLVFLPKLVGVSAIFLVALPWMIQLLVKFTTELFRSLPQFAA, encoded by the coding sequence ATGTCGCACACCCAGATCGTCGATCTCGCCCGCAACGCCATCCTGCTGTCGCTGCTGGTGTCGGCCCCCATGCTCGCCGTCTCGCTCGGCATCGGGCTGGTCGTCTCGATCTTCCAGAGCGTCACGCAGATCCAGGAACAGACCCTCGTCTTCCTGCCGAAGCTCGTCGGCGTCTCGGCGATCTTCCTCGTCGCGCTGCCGTGGATGATCCAGCTGCTGGTGAAGTTCACCACCGAGCTGTTTCGCAGTCTTCCGCAGTTCGCGGCCTGA
- a CDS encoding helix-turn-helix transcriptional regulator gives MPGLDALLGGSGLACCLLLAVLAWRDAGEFSQGRVLGALAVSVSAQLLALSPAALLLPDGASLLLRLLGAPNVGLLWWFCLGLLRDGFRPGRVEWAGGMALALVPLVYLLVDAGVPVPQVDAIAAAGSLPPLMMVGHVVTVALRGRASDLLEPRRRARSWLAFALVFALVVSLATEELSDAQLASVLRNALVVVPMSVLLLLWLTRLQVERLQFLPVVVGAPVARPAMDPRDIALHRRLTHALDADACYLDAGLTIDGLADRLRAPVQQVRALINTGLGHRNFPAFLNEYRVAHAKRLLADPERGRDTVLAVAMHSGFASLATFNRVFREVEGSTPTAFRAAALARQLPENADMPRES, from the coding sequence ATGCCCGGTCTCGATGCACTCCTTGGCGGCAGTGGTCTGGCGTGCTGCCTGCTCCTGGCGGTGCTGGCGTGGCGTGATGCCGGCGAGTTCTCGCAGGGACGGGTGCTGGGTGCGCTGGCCGTGAGCGTCAGCGCACAGCTGCTGGCACTCTCGCCGGCAGCACTGCTGCTGCCCGACGGCGCGAGCCTGCTGCTCCGATTGCTCGGCGCGCCGAACGTGGGGCTGCTCTGGTGGTTCTGCCTGGGCCTGCTGCGCGACGGGTTCCGTCCGGGCCGCGTCGAGTGGGCGGGAGGAATGGCGCTCGCGCTGGTGCCGCTGGTGTACCTGCTGGTGGATGCTGGCGTGCCGGTGCCGCAGGTGGACGCGATCGCCGCGGCTGGGTCGCTGCCGCCACTGATGATGGTGGGACATGTGGTCACCGTGGCGTTGCGCGGGCGGGCGTCGGACCTGCTCGAGCCGCGGCGGCGCGCCAGGAGCTGGCTGGCGTTCGCGCTGGTGTTCGCGCTGGTCGTGTCGCTGGCGACGGAGGAGCTTTCCGATGCGCAGCTTGCCTCGGTCCTCCGCAACGCCCTGGTCGTGGTGCCGATGAGCGTGCTGTTGCTGCTCTGGCTGACCCGGTTGCAGGTGGAGCGGCTGCAGTTCCTGCCGGTGGTCGTCGGCGCGCCGGTGGCCCGTCCGGCGATGGACCCGCGCGACATCGCCCTGCACCGACGGCTGACGCACGCCCTGGATGCCGACGCATGCTACCTGGATGCCGGCCTGACGATCGATGGCCTGGCCGACCGGCTGCGTGCGCCGGTGCAGCAGGTGCGGGCGCTGATCAACACCGGACTGGGGCACCGCAACTTCCCGGCGTTCCTGAACGAGTACCGGGTGGCACACGCGAAGCGGTTGCTGGCCGATCCCGAGCGGGGGCGCGACACGGTGCTGGCGGTGGCGATGCACTCGGGGTTCGCGTCCTTGGCGACGTTCAACCGGGTGTTCCGCGAGGTGGAGGGGAGCACGCCGACGGCGTTTCGTGCGGCGGCATTGGCGCGGCAGCTCCCCGAAAACGCGGACATGCCCCGCGAATCATGA
- a CDS encoding DUF1698 domain-containing protein — MPGAADVLRLHPEWYHSIELAPGVVTPGRAPLAFWEEELRAIALPDLSGRSVLDIGAYDGFFSFAAERRGAARVVALDHYAWFTDMPAYMQEWREAQQAGRFLPPPHLTGHWRPDELPGRRPFEAARAALGSTVEAVARDFMTTGPADIGTFDVVLFLGVLYHLEEPLTALRRVFALTAPGGRCVIETEAMEIPGSGRRALCEFFPGDELNGDASNWWAPNRAALVGLCQAAGFASVEVLPERQPLSLARRAGKLAKNRVARVPFSGVARRYRLVVHAMRAAQPG, encoded by the coding sequence ATGCCCGGCGCCGCCGACGTCCTTCGCCTGCATCCTGAGTGGTATCACTCCATCGAGCTGGCGCCCGGTGTCGTCACGCCCGGGCGTGCGCCACTGGCGTTCTGGGAGGAGGAACTGCGCGCCATCGCCCTGCCGGACCTTTCGGGGCGGTCGGTGCTCGACATCGGCGCCTACGACGGCTTCTTCTCGTTCGCAGCCGAGCGCCGGGGTGCCGCGCGCGTGGTGGCGCTGGATCACTACGCCTGGTTCACGGACATGCCGGCGTACATGCAGGAGTGGCGCGAGGCGCAGCAGGCCGGCCGGTTCCTGCCCCCGCCGCACCTGACCGGGCACTGGCGTCCGGACGAGCTGCCCGGCCGGCGGCCGTTCGAGGCGGCGCGTGCCGCGCTCGGGAGCACGGTCGAGGCGGTGGCCCGCGACTTCATGACGACAGGACCTGCGGACATCGGCACCTTCGACGTCGTGCTCTTTCTCGGTGTGCTCTATCACCTGGAGGAGCCGCTGACGGCGCTGCGTCGTGTGTTCGCGCTCACGGCCCCGGGTGGACGCTGCGTGATCGAGACGGAGGCGATGGAGATCCCGGGGTCGGGTCGCCGGGCGCTCTGCGAGTTCTTCCCGGGCGATGAGCTGAACGGGGACGCCTCGAACTGGTGGGCGCCGAACCGTGCCGCCCTCGTCGGCCTGTGCCAGGCGGCGGGGTTCGCGTCGGTGGAGGTGCTGCCGGAGCGGCAGCCCCTGAGCCTGGCGCGGCGCGCCGGCAAGCTGGCGAAGAACCGCGTCGCCCGCGTGCCGTTCAGCGGCGTGGCGCGACGCTACCGGCTGGTGGTGCACGCCATGCGGGCCGCGCAGCCGGGGTGA
- a CDS encoding EscU/YscU/HrcU family type III secretion system export apparatus switch protein: MADDGEKTEEPSGKRLEDERAKGNIPRSTELTTAAMLFGSAVIFTNVAPAMGRYLVEVMTTGLYNAAAEHHEPRDLLYGTIALGWRTLAQLALLLGAFALVAIMASALQARGTLAPKALEPSWQKLNPLSNAKRLLGTQGLADLLKSFVKLVIIGSVVYSAVDDMWRDVLALAQRGPMGVAQLFQQHAIGLLRHAGIAFVALGAADYGFQWWRWHKGLMMSKQELKEEARSADGDPMIKQRIRSAQRALVRKRMMADVRTADVVIVNPVHIAVAIKYDPFVAPAPVIVAIGQRMIAERIKQLAFEAGVPVVENIPVARALLASKAGPGTQIPIELYVAVAEVLAFVMRQKAKFGAAWMGTHTIDD; this comes from the coding sequence GTGGCCGACGACGGCGAGAAGACCGAGGAGCCCAGTGGCAAACGCCTCGAGGACGAGCGCGCCAAGGGCAACATCCCGCGCAGCACCGAACTGACGACGGCCGCGATGCTGTTCGGGTCGGCCGTGATCTTCACCAACGTGGCCCCCGCGATGGGGCGCTACCTGGTGGAGGTCATGACGACGGGACTCTACAACGCTGCCGCCGAACACCATGAGCCGCGTGACCTGCTGTATGGCACCATCGCCCTCGGCTGGCGCACGCTGGCGCAGCTCGCGCTGCTGCTGGGTGCCTTCGCGCTGGTCGCCATCATGGCCAGCGCCCTGCAGGCGCGCGGCACCCTCGCGCCGAAGGCACTCGAGCCCTCGTGGCAGAAGCTCAACCCGCTCAGCAACGCGAAGCGGCTGCTGGGCACCCAGGGGCTGGCCGACCTGCTCAAGAGCTTCGTCAAGCTGGTGATCATCGGCAGTGTGGTCTACAGCGCCGTGGACGACATGTGGCGCGACGTGCTCGCCCTCGCGCAGCGTGGGCCGATGGGGGTGGCCCAGCTCTTCCAGCAGCACGCGATCGGCCTGCTCCGGCACGCGGGCATCGCGTTCGTGGCGCTTGGCGCCGCCGACTACGGATTCCAGTGGTGGCGCTGGCACAAGGGACTGATGATGAGCAAGCAGGAGCTGAAGGAGGAGGCACGCAGCGCCGACGGCGACCCGATGATCAAGCAGCGCATCCGCAGCGCGCAGCGCGCCCTGGTGCGGAAGCGCATGATGGCCGACGTCAGGACCGCCGACGTGGTGATCGTGAACCCGGTGCACATCGCGGTGGCGATCAAGTACGACCCGTTCGTCGCCCCGGCGCCGGTCATCGTGGCCATCGGCCAGCGCATGATCGCCGAGCGGATCAAGCAGCTCGCGTTCGAGGCGGGGGTGCCGGTGGTGGAGAACATCCCGGTGGCGCGGGCGCTGCTGGCCAGCAAGGCGGGCCCGGGCACGCAGATCCCCATCGAGCTCTATGTGGCCGTGGCCGAGGTGCTGGCGTTCGTGATGCGGCAGAAGGCGAAGTTCGGCGCGGCGTGGATGGGCACGCACACCATCGACGACTGA
- a CDS encoding flagellar biosynthetic protein FliR, translating to MSAAPAALPDLLTTAGASTFILLACRVGGLLLVAPLFAGKQVPMRLRTAIMVVLAVVLVPVARAHIHGAPAITPLSFASETIIGFALGFGSAIVIAAASAAGDVMAIQMGLAGAAVMDPMTNIQVPVLGQFMTAFVTLLLLSSGGHLVMMQGLGGSLEALPLGTVPDLSAGMLALAKMGGQLVSLGVMFAAPVMAATMLTNVALAILTRAAPQLHIITVAFPLQIAAGLFTLGAALSLTAVWFGGWPTIHDGLLQRMLGPMLGAVR from the coding sequence ATGTCCGCCGCACCGGCGGCGCTCCCCGACCTCCTCACCACCGCGGGAGCCTCGACCTTCATCCTGCTGGCCTGTCGCGTGGGCGGGTTGCTGCTCGTGGCGCCGCTCTTCGCCGGCAAGCAGGTGCCGATGCGGCTGCGCACCGCGATCATGGTGGTGTTGGCGGTGGTCCTGGTGCCGGTGGCCCGGGCCCACATCCACGGCGCACCGGCCATCACCCCGCTCTCCTTCGCCAGCGAGACGATCATCGGCTTCGCACTCGGGTTCGGCAGTGCGATCGTGATCGCCGCCGCCTCGGCCGCCGGTGACGTGATGGCGATCCAGATGGGACTTGCCGGCGCCGCCGTGATGGACCCGATGACCAACATCCAGGTGCCGGTGCTCGGCCAGTTCATGACGGCGTTCGTGACCCTCCTGCTGCTCTCCAGCGGCGGGCACCTCGTGATGATGCAGGGCCTCGGCGGGTCGCTCGAGGCGCTGCCGCTGGGCACGGTGCCCGACCTGTCCGCCGGCATGCTGGCGCTCGCGAAGATGGGAGGCCAGCTCGTGTCGCTCGGCGTCATGTTCGCGGCGCCGGTGATGGCGGCGACGATGCTCACCAACGTGGCACTCGCGATCCTCACCCGCGCCGCGCCGCAACTGCACATCATCACCGTGGCGTTCCCGCTCCAGATCGCCGCCGGCCTGTTCACCCTCGGCGCGGCGCTGAGCCTCACCGCCGTCTGGTTCGGCGGCTGGCCTACCATCCACGACGGCCTGCTGCAGCGCATGCTCGGGCCGATGCTCGGCGCGGTGCGGTAG